AACATGATAAACGACTTGGGGGAACCGAGAGACTAGAGTTGACACTTCCTTATAGTAAAGAACCATTTATTGTGGCACCAAATCTACACATTATTGGCACCATGAACACCGCAGACCGCAGTGTAGAGGCATTAGATACCGCATTACGTAGACGATTTTCTTTTAAAGAGATGATGCCTGATTCGGATCTAATAAAACAAGAATTAGGAGATAAAAATGAGTGGAATGGAATTCAAATTTCAGAAGTATTAAAAACTATAAATAAACGAATTCAAGTATTAGTAGATAGAGATCATACTATTGGACATTCATACTTTTTAGGTCTTAAAGAATCCGAAAAATTTGAAGAAGATTTAAAGGCGGTATTCACCGACAAAATAATTCCGTTATTGCAAGAGTATTTCTTTAATGACTATGTAAAGATTGGGATGGTACTTGGAAAAGGATTTATAAAGAGTTATTCTAACAGGGGTATCAAATTTGCGGAAATTGAAAATTCAGTTGGTTCAGATTATGAAGATGGAAATGGATATGAAATAATTCCCTCTACAGATATCAAACTGAAAGAAGCTATAGATCAATTAATGCTTAGAAGTGAGTAAAATACCACCCATACAGGTTTTTGAGTATGAGTCTATAGCATTCAAAGGTCGGCATCATAAAGAAGGGTTTTCTGAAGAGGTCTTCAACGCTTTTGAAAAATACTTTCAAGCCAATGAGCGTACGCCTTTTTTTGAAATGATTCCTTATGGAGTACGTTTTAAACAGTATGTCGGAGCTATTCAAATAGGAAAACACACCATTGAGGTTTTACCCAAAGCAGGTAAAGAAGGCAATGAAAAAGTTTGGCAATCCGTTTTACTGGATATGCTAAAAGCCTGTCATCTATTAACTGCGAAAGAAACGGGTGTTGCTTCTTTAAAACTTCGTGCCAACTCTATTTTAGATTTATATTTTGAACTGTATGTACAAGAACTAGAGTCTTTATTACATCAAGGGTTAATTAAAAAATATAGACAAAAAAGCGGACAGCAAAAAGCGCTAAAAGGAGCTTTGATTTTTTCAAAGCAAATCTCTCAAAATATAGTGCATAAAGAACGGTTTTATACGCGCCATACAGTATATGATAAGAACCACTTATTACATCAAATTTTAGCAGAAGCGCTGACCGTAGTTGCACGTTTGTCCAGTTCAGCTAGATTAAAAGACCGTATTGGACGTGTTCAACTAGATTTTCCTGAAGTTAGTAAATTGGATGTTTCCGCAAGTCATTTTGTCAAACTAAGAACAGATAGAAAAACAGCCCCCTACCAGAAAGCCATAGGAATTGCTAAACTGATTATTTTGAATTATCGCCCAGATATATCTGCAGGTAAAAATGATTTATTGGCTTTAATGTTTGATATGAATGTGCTTTGGGAGGAGTATGTATATCGTATTTTAAAAAAACATGCGCATACCGATTATGAGGTTTTATCGCAAAGGAGATATAAGTTTTGGGAACATAAAATAGTTCAACCCGACTTGGTTCTTAGAGAAAGAAATACGGATAGAACTTATGTAATTGATACCAAATGGAAGGTGATTGACTCCAAACATCCTGCGGATGATGATTTAAAACAGATGTATGTCTATAATCATTACAGCAAAAGTTTTAATAGTATGTTGCTATATCCACGTACCCATGAACAAGATGATGTACAGGGGAAGTTTAGGCTTTTACAAAATGGAAAAGAACATCACTGTAGTTTGGGTTTTGTGGATGTTATTGATGGAGATGGTTTAAATAAAAAAATGGCATCTGATATTATTAAGAAACTGGAAGTTGTATAAGGAAGCTCTACTTAAATTATAAGGGAAGTAATAAGAAGGGAATAGGTTGCTGTAGAACTTCGGCTCAGTACAATTATTCCACCCTCAGAAAACCAGTAGTTTATACTCAGTATTCGTATTATATTTACGCTATCAAAAAAATGGGTATGAAAATAAAACTACTTTTTGCAGCATTATTAATTGCCCATTTGGGTTTTACCCAGGAACAGGTGTTACCCAATCAAATGACACCTGATGAAGTTCAAAATATTGAAAGCTATAATCAATCACGTCAGGTAACTGGAATTACAACTCCACCAGGTTCATCGGTGCGTACGATGGCGGAGTGGGAAGAAATTCAATCTTTGGTGATCGCATGGGAAGGGTATCCGACCATTTTAAGTCAAATCACAGATATAGCTCAGGACGAATGTGAGGTCATAATAGTGTGTGACGATTCTAACAATGTAAAAACTGAGTTAACGAATAACGGTGTGCCTTTACACAATGTGAGTTATATCCAGCAAGCTACAAACTCTATTTGGATGCGCGACTATGGTGGAAATACGGTGTATAAGAATGAAGTAGATTCATTGTATTTGGTTGATTGGATTTATAATCGACCAAGACCTGCCGATGATAATGTACCAGATGCCGTGGCAGCTTTTAAAAATATCCCATTGTATCAAACGACTGCAGCGCCTTATTCTTTGGTACATACCGGAGGTAATTTTATGACGGATGGTTTTGGAACTGGATTTTCTTCTAAACTGGTATTAGATGAAAATGCTGCGGGGGGATTATTTAATCCCGAAAATTTAACCGAAGCACAGATAGATCAACGCATGAATCTTTTTATGGGAATTGATAAGTACATTAAAATGGAGGTACTTCCTTACGATGGAATTCATCATATAGATATGCATATGAAGTTGCTGGATGAAGAAACTCTGTTGGTGAGTGAATATCCCATGGGTGTGGCAGATGGTCCTCAAATTGAATTGAACTTAGATGATGTGTTGAATAATTATCATTCAACTTTCGGCACACCCTATGAAGTGGTTAGAATACCAGTTCCGCCAAGTACATCTGGAGCCTATCCGGATAATGGAGGATATTATCGAACGTATACCAATCAGGTATTTGTCAATAAAACAATCATCGTCCCGACTTATAGAACTGAGTATGATACAATAGCATTAAGAATTCTAAGAGATGCGATGCCTGGGTATAAGGTGATAGGTATTGATTGTGATACCCATCCTAACAATATTATCCAGTTGAGTGGGGCCATTCATTGTATTACTCGAGCTGTAGGAGTTGCAGAGCCATTACTCATTTCTCATCAGCGGTTAAGAGATACGGATAATACCACAACTCCATATACTGTAAGCGCCTATATGAATCATATTTCCGGTATTGTCAGTGCAACATTGTATTGGACTACGGATACTACTTCAGGTTATACAGCTGTGTCTATGAGTAATGTTGGAAACGGGAATTGGGAAGCACAAATTCCAGCACAACCTATAAACACTCAAGTGTATTATTATGTAAAAGGACAAGCGAATTCAGGGAAACAGCAAGTGCGACCAATTGTAGCTCCAGCAGGATACTGGAAGTTTAATGTTATCAGCCCAAATAGTATTGAAGAAGCGGATGTACAAGTGGGTATAGATGCCATATTTCCAAATCCATCCAGTACGATTGCTTGTATCTCGGTATCTGTAGATCATCCTACTCAAGCGAAAATGGAGGTGTTTAATATGGTAGGTCGGTCTGTTCAATTAGTTCACCAGGGAGTAGTGCCAATGGGAAAAAGTAAATATTTCATCAAGACCGAAGTTTTGCCTATAGGAGTATACATGGTAGTTTTAAAAGTTGCTGGTCAAACTCAGGTTCAGAAGTTGGTCGTGAAGTAATAGAAGTATTAGCGTCCATTTATGAACTTACCTTGATTATTCATGAAGCGAAAAGATTCATTCATGAAACTAAAGTTGTGATTTATGTGTTATTATCTTAAATTCGAGAGTGTTAGTTTTTTAATGATGACTCAATAAAACAACCGGTTATTATGAAAAGAATACTATTCCCCTTAATTTGTTTACTGATCTTAGCAAGCTGTAATAAAGATGAAATAAATAATGTTTTAATTCCTCCAAAAAAATACCCTAAAAGATATCCAAAAGAATACTTACCTACTTATCCCGGGTCTTATTGGGTGTATGATAATGGAGATACCAATCGAACCGGAGTATCATATGTTGTAGCCGAAATATTTAGTGCGAATAGAAACTTTGGAACAGGTAAGGTAAGTTGCTATTCTATTGAAAAGGCTATGTATACAACTTATTTGGGAAAATATGTTAAAGATTATACATTATATGGACAAGATTCTAAGGGAACGTGTACTAATTATACGCTACTGAGTGAAGAGTTAGGAGCGTATATAACTGTATATGCGAATAAATATTATAGAACAGAACTCATAGTGAAGTCTAAGGATGTTCAAATTGAATTACCTAATGGAAAGGTATATGATAATGTCATTGTGATGAATAAAGTGAATCTTGGTGGGCCGGAATTAGATGTAGAGATTTATTATGCAAAGGGAATAGGGTTGATTGGTCAAAAAACGATTGAAAACTATTTTACACAAGATACCATTCCGGTTTGGGATAAGTACTTGGTAGATTATCATAT
This genomic interval from bacterium SCSIO 12643 contains the following:
- a CDS encoding restriction endonuclease: MSKIPPIQVFEYESIAFKGRHHKEGFSEEVFNAFEKYFQANERTPFFEMIPYGVRFKQYVGAIQIGKHTIEVLPKAGKEGNEKVWQSVLLDMLKACHLLTAKETGVASLKLRANSILDLYFELYVQELESLLHQGLIKKYRQKSGQQKALKGALIFSKQISQNIVHKERFYTRHTVYDKNHLLHQILAEALTVVARLSSSARLKDRIGRVQLDFPEVSKLDVSASHFVKLRTDRKTAPYQKAIGIAKLIILNYRPDISAGKNDLLALMFDMNVLWEEYVYRILKKHAHTDYEVLSQRRYKFWEHKIVQPDLVLRERNTDRTYVIDTKWKVIDSKHPADDDLKQMYVYNHYSKSFNSMLLYPRTHEQDDVQGKFRLLQNGKEHHCSLGFVDVIDGDGLNKKMASDIIKKLEVV
- a CDS encoding agmatine deiminase family protein translates to MKIKLLFAALLIAHLGFTQEQVLPNQMTPDEVQNIESYNQSRQVTGITTPPGSSVRTMAEWEEIQSLVIAWEGYPTILSQITDIAQDECEVIIVCDDSNNVKTELTNNGVPLHNVSYIQQATNSIWMRDYGGNTVYKNEVDSLYLVDWIYNRPRPADDNVPDAVAAFKNIPLYQTTAAPYSLVHTGGNFMTDGFGTGFSSKLVLDENAAGGLFNPENLTEAQIDQRMNLFMGIDKYIKMEVLPYDGIHHIDMHMKLLDEETLLVSEYPMGVADGPQIELNLDDVLNNYHSTFGTPYEVVRIPVPPSTSGAYPDNGGYYRTYTNQVFVNKTIIVPTYRTEYDTIALRILRDAMPGYKVIGIDCDTHPNNIIQLSGAIHCITRAVGVAEPLLISHQRLRDTDNTTTPYTVSAYMNHISGIVSATLYWTTDTTSGYTAVSMSNVGNGNWEAQIPAQPINTQVYYYVKGQANSGKQQVRPIVAPAGYWKFNVISPNSIEEADVQVGIDAIFPNPSSTIACISVSVDHPTQAKMEVFNMVGRSVQLVHQGVVPMGKSKYFIKTEVLPIGVYMVVLKVAGQTQVQKLVVK